One Mycolicibacterium fortuitum subsp. fortuitum genomic window carries:
- a CDS encoding AraC family transcriptional regulator — translation MADVVEHRYGPGDIRLVTASFRSHHFVPHAHSEYAIAAIERGVEAVRYRGATEHAPEGSLLLLDADTIHAGRPGIAEGWDYRVFYLPPALLIELAGHRPSFRDATPHDPRLAARLVRLHRRRDQDTLAAQEEFEALCTEIIARFTRRTVPSPPPLLVRKVQRHLAADLRRTPALDELATAAGLPRFQLLRAFRRETGVTPHGYLLQLRLQCAQQLLTAGHTVAHAAAESGFFDQAHLHRHFRRAFAATPGQFGRNNVQDRQHPSS, via the coding sequence ATGGCGGACGTGGTCGAGCACCGCTACGGCCCAGGCGACATACGACTCGTGACGGCATCCTTCCGCAGCCACCACTTCGTGCCCCACGCCCACAGCGAGTACGCAATCGCAGCCATCGAGCGCGGAGTTGAGGCGGTCCGCTACCGGGGCGCCACTGAGCACGCGCCCGAGGGAAGCCTGCTGCTCCTGGACGCTGACACCATCCACGCCGGCCGCCCCGGCATAGCCGAGGGCTGGGATTACCGAGTCTTTTACCTTCCGCCGGCACTGCTGATCGAGCTCGCCGGACACCGCCCCAGCTTCCGGGATGCGACCCCGCACGATCCGCGGCTGGCTGCCCGCCTGGTCCGGCTGCACCGGCGCCGAGACCAGGACACTCTGGCCGCGCAGGAGGAATTCGAAGCACTCTGCACAGAGATCATCGCCCGCTTTACTCGCCGCACTGTCCCTTCGCCACCACCGCTCCTCGTGCGGAAGGTGCAGCGCCACTTGGCCGCCGATCTCCGACGCACACCGGCGCTTGACGAGCTCGCGACCGCCGCGGGCCTGCCCCGGTTTCAACTGCTACGTGCGTTTCGCCGCGAAACCGGCGTCACCCCACACGGTTACCTCCTACAACTACGCCTGCAGTGTGCCCAGCAGCTTCTCACCGCCGGACACACCGTAGCCCACGCCGCCGCCGAGAGCGGCTTCTTCGACCAAGCTCATCTGCACCGACACTTCCGTCGAGCGTTCGCTGCCACGCCAGGCCAATTCGGTCGCAATAACGTACAAGACCGCCAACACCCATCCTCCTAA
- a CDS encoding cysteine hydrolase family protein: protein MDEYTSPEFSRSALLTIDLQRDFVSDVAGTAEVLPSVRQLTGVFRKAGRPIVHIVRLYLSDGSNADLCRRTQRGKAEPHSTGSQLADGLTSEGELDPDLLLAGGAQEVGPNEHILYKPRWSAFFGTRLLEHLSERTVSTVVVAGCNYPNCARSTLVDASERDLRAVAVRDAISGWTTDADREMPGMGIVCLDTDEVIGALRCIE, encoded by the coding sequence GTGGACGAATACACCAGCCCCGAGTTCTCCCGTAGTGCCCTCCTCACCATCGACCTGCAGCGCGATTTCGTCTCCGACGTCGCCGGTACCGCTGAGGTGCTGCCCTCGGTGCGGCAGCTGACGGGCGTGTTTCGCAAAGCGGGGCGGCCGATCGTGCACATCGTGCGCTTGTACTTGTCGGACGGCAGCAACGCCGACCTATGTCGGCGGACCCAGCGCGGCAAGGCTGAGCCGCACTCGACGGGCTCTCAGCTCGCCGACGGGCTAACAAGCGAAGGCGAGCTTGACCCTGACCTACTCCTCGCCGGAGGCGCGCAGGAGGTCGGCCCGAACGAACACATCCTGTACAAACCCCGCTGGAGCGCCTTCTTCGGCACCCGGCTGCTGGAGCACCTCAGCGAACGCACGGTGAGCACAGTGGTCGTCGCCGGCTGCAACTACCCCAACTGCGCACGTTCCACGCTCGTCGACGCAAGCGAACGCGACCTGCGTGCCGTTGCCGTGCGCGACGCGATCTCCGGTTGGACCACCGACGCGGATCGCGAGATGCCCGGTATGGGGATCGTGTGCCTGGACACCGACGAGGTCATCGGCGCCCTTCGATGCATCGAGTAA
- a CDS encoding DUF4436 family protein, with protein sequence MDAADRVNVQVWVGRVDTTSQTMSVEIVAVEPTGALCGPDSSFTRDIVLTTSALGDPITVAKGQTGTDTPRTFAVNGIVTDYPFDRYHSLMTFAARADGASVPVAVTISNADPFFRNTPSADSTTTDPLAEVDIDLTATRSTPTLLFAVFVMVLMLGLAAAAVTASYYILRWRRGLLFPGCSMMAAILFALIPLRNAVPGDPPIGSVIDFASFFIAETVIATALIASVVVGYRVEIANELARTD encoded by the coding sequence GTGGACGCTGCCGATCGCGTCAACGTTCAGGTCTGGGTCGGCCGCGTCGACACCACCAGCCAGACCATGTCGGTCGAGATCGTCGCCGTCGAACCGACCGGGGCGCTGTGCGGGCCAGACAGCAGCTTCACCCGCGACATCGTCCTGACCACCTCCGCGCTCGGCGACCCGATTACCGTGGCGAAGGGGCAGACAGGCACGGACACTCCGCGCACATTCGCGGTGAACGGAATCGTGACCGACTACCCGTTCGACCGGTACCACTCGCTGATGACGTTCGCGGCCAGAGCCGACGGAGCGTCCGTACCGGTCGCGGTGACGATTTCGAACGCCGACCCGTTCTTTCGCAACACACCGAGCGCCGACTCAACCACAACGGATCCGCTCGCCGAGGTGGACATCGACCTGACCGCGACGCGGTCGACGCCGACTCTGTTGTTCGCCGTCTTCGTCATGGTGCTGATGCTGGGTCTGGCCGCTGCGGCCGTGACGGCGAGCTACTACATTCTGCGGTGGCGCAGGGGACTGCTCTTCCCCGGCTGCTCGATGATGGCCGCGATCCTGTTCGCCCTGATCCCGCTGCGCAACGCGGTCCCCGGCGACCCACCGATCGGCTCCGTGATCGACTTCGCTTCGTTCTTCATCGCCGAGACCGTGATCGCGACGGCGCTGATTGCCTCCGTCGTCGTCGGCTACCGCGTGGAGATCGCCAACGAACTCGCCCGCACCGACTGA
- a CDS encoding DUF4190 domain-containing protein, translated as MTDNSPASPPRTPKRPSPPTTGWAVAALIFGIIGGAVIGIICGLVALSKIRSGRSGGRGLAVAGLTLSGLWIVIGIIAIVVVVAVPSDSEDHFVPAAGTCFAAEPDGNFEESDVLPCDQPHKVEVFAVFTVAGDQYPGDPAAEKFVDRCNSAYAAYAAEDAPDMDIEALRPTAQTWDEGVRTVKCLAVSTDSLTGSVKG; from the coding sequence ATGACAGACAACTCCCCCGCGTCACCACCGCGGACCCCCAAAAGACCTTCACCGCCGACGACGGGCTGGGCCGTCGCCGCCCTGATCTTCGGCATCATCGGCGGAGCGGTGATCGGCATCATCTGCGGACTCGTCGCGCTCAGCAAGATCAGGTCCGGCCGATCCGGAGGTCGTGGCCTCGCCGTCGCCGGCTTGACCCTGTCGGGATTGTGGATCGTCATCGGGATCATCGCCATCGTCGTGGTGGTCGCGGTCCCGAGCGATTCCGAAGACCATTTCGTTCCCGCAGCCGGAACCTGTTTCGCCGCCGAGCCCGACGGAAACTTCGAGGAGAGCGACGTCCTGCCCTGCGATCAGCCTCACAAGGTCGAGGTGTTCGCGGTGTTCACCGTCGCCGGCGACCAGTACCCGGGCGATCCTGCCGCTGAGAAGTTCGTCGACCGCTGCAACAGTGCCTACGCGGCGTACGCAGCAGAAGACGCCCCTGACATGGACATCGAAGCCCTGCGTCCCACCGCGCAAACCTGGGATGAAGGAGTCCGCACGGTCAAATGCCTTGCCGTCTCGACCGATTCCCTCACTGGGTCCGTCAAGGGCTGA